Proteins encoded together in one Corynebacterium liangguodongii window:
- a CDS encoding ABC transporter permease, producing MTYALPPGTFSPRPRRAPVARMALAQGRVEAALMLRHGEQLMLNLIIPAAILIAAAKLPLPGAIDGRAAQLSHLVPVVFAVAASSAGFTGQAIALAFDRRYGALKRAGASGVPAWTIIAGKILGVLAMVAVQIIVLGALALALGWRVSAAGAAFGALTLLLGVACFTALGLLMGGSLSSELVLALANLAWLALVGTLGYVAYVGSLASAGWFNAVPTVALAGALSQAFVGVVDSAAWIALVAWAVLAVAAAVRWFRFDG from the coding sequence ATGACGTACGCACTACCTCCCGGAACGTTTTCTCCCCGGCCTCGCCGCGCCCCGGTGGCGCGCATGGCGCTCGCTCAGGGCCGCGTGGAGGCGGCCCTCATGCTGCGCCACGGCGAGCAGCTCATGCTCAACCTCATTATCCCGGCCGCGATCCTCATCGCGGCGGCCAAGCTTCCCCTGCCGGGGGCGATCGACGGGCGTGCCGCGCAGCTTAGCCACCTCGTGCCGGTCGTCTTCGCCGTCGCGGCGAGCAGCGCGGGCTTTACCGGCCAGGCGATCGCGCTCGCCTTCGATCGGCGCTACGGAGCGCTCAAGCGCGCCGGTGCCTCGGGCGTGCCGGCGTGGACGATCATCGCCGGGAAGATCCTGGGCGTGCTCGCCATGGTCGCGGTCCAAATCATCGTGCTCGGCGCGCTCGCGCTCGCGCTCGGCTGGCGAGTATCCGCCGCCGGGGCCGCCTTCGGGGCGCTCACATTGCTCCTCGGCGTTGCGTGCTTTACCGCCCTTGGCCTGCTCATGGGGGGATCGCTGAGCTCGGAGCTGGTGCTTGCCCTCGCGAACCTCGCGTGGCTCGCCCTCGTGGGCACCCTCGGCTACGTTGCCTACGTGGGCTCGCTCGCCAGCGCCGGGTGGTTCAACGCCGTACCCACCGTCGCCCTGGCCGGGGCGCTCTCGCAGGCGTTCGTCGGCGTGGTCGACTCCGCGGCCTGGATAGCACTGGTCGCGTGGGCCGTCCTCGCCGTCGCCGCGGCGGTGCGGTGGTTCCGTTTCGACGGCTAG
- a CDS encoding COX15/CtaA family protein: MVATLSKDSTPRGRREGPTVALQRRLALVLLLCQGGITVSGSLVRVTGSGLGCSQWPLCNADSLVPVAGAAPLVHQAIEFGNRLLTFVVSAAAIAVVIAAHRAGRRREIKALAWASIGGVVLQAIIGGISVLVDLRWWAVAVHFLPSMALVWVAALLYMRIAEPDEAPLIVRFAPAARRLAALAAAALCVVLVTGTMVTGSGPHSGDATVGMEGRLALDTEMLAYVHAACMYAYLIATLCTVYLLRRSHAPADAFSTAVVLVAMIIIQWGIGVAQFYLGVPRWTVPMHIAMSSVVVAATAFLWAHGRRRLP, encoded by the coding sequence ATGGTTGCGACCTTAAGCAAGGATTCCACCCCGCGCGGGCGGCGGGAAGGCCCCACTGTGGCGCTGCAGCGCAGGCTCGCCCTCGTGCTCCTGTTGTGCCAGGGCGGCATCACGGTCTCCGGCTCGCTCGTGCGCGTCACCGGCTCCGGGCTGGGCTGCAGCCAGTGGCCGCTGTGCAACGCCGACTCCCTGGTCCCCGTCGCGGGCGCCGCCCCCCTCGTGCACCAGGCCATCGAGTTTGGCAACCGCTTGCTGACCTTCGTCGTCTCCGCCGCGGCGATCGCCGTCGTCATCGCCGCCCACCGCGCGGGACGTCGCCGAGAGATCAAGGCGCTCGCCTGGGCCTCGATCGGGGGCGTTGTCCTCCAGGCGATTATCGGCGGCATCTCCGTGCTCGTGGACCTGCGGTGGTGGGCGGTGGCCGTCCACTTCCTGCCGTCCATGGCGCTGGTGTGGGTCGCGGCCCTGCTTTATATGCGCATCGCCGAGCCGGACGAGGCCCCATTGATCGTGCGCTTCGCGCCCGCAGCCCGCCGCCTGGCCGCCCTCGCCGCGGCGGCGCTGTGCGTCGTGCTCGTTACCGGCACGATGGTCACGGGCTCTGGCCCGCACTCCGGCGACGCGACGGTGGGAATGGAGGGCCGCCTTGCCCTCGATACGGAAATGCTCGCCTACGTCCACGCCGCCTGCATGTACGCCTACCTCATCGCCACCTTGTGCACCGTCTACCTCCTGCGGCGCTCGCACGCACCGGCGGACGCGTTTTCCACCGCCGTCGTCCTCGTGGCGATGATCATCATCCAGTGGGGCATCGGGGTGGCCCAGTTCTACCTCGGGGTGCCACGCTGGACCGTGCCCATGCACATCGCCATGTCCTCGGTTGTCGTCGCCGCAACCGCGTTCTTGTGGGCGCACGGCCGCAGGCGGCTGCCGTAG
- a CDS encoding quinone oxidoreductase family protein, giving the protein MKAIFVTETGGPEVLNVVDRPEPRPAPDEVLVEVAYAGVNYIDTYFRSGSYAQELPYIPGSEGCGRVLADPAGEIAAGTVVAWHDAPGSYAERVCVKRNRLVAVPEGIDLPVAASMLLQGMTAHYLLFGTRETREGDTLLVTAGAGGVGLVLTQMAVSAGAIVYSVTSTPEKAALAAEAGASAVFGYDDFAAKAREATGGRGVDAVFDGVGKTTFPQALEACRPRGLVCSFGSASGEVEGFAIQELNKHGSLFLTRPSIGAYVASDDEFRLRAQAVVRAIEEGSLRLRIHEPFLLDDAIAAHTELQARRTTGSVVLKVAG; this is encoded by the coding sequence ATGAAGGCGATTTTTGTCACGGAAACCGGTGGGCCCGAGGTCTTAAACGTCGTCGATCGGCCCGAGCCTCGCCCCGCGCCCGACGAGGTGCTCGTCGAGGTCGCCTACGCCGGGGTCAACTACATTGACACCTACTTCCGCTCAGGGTCCTATGCCCAGGAGCTTCCCTACATTCCCGGTTCGGAGGGCTGCGGCCGCGTGCTCGCCGACCCCGCCGGCGAGATCGCCGCGGGCACGGTCGTGGCGTGGCACGACGCCCCCGGCTCCTACGCGGAGCGGGTCTGCGTGAAGCGCAACCGTCTCGTCGCGGTGCCTGAGGGCATCGATCTGCCCGTCGCGGCCTCGATGCTTCTGCAGGGCATGACCGCCCACTACCTGCTCTTTGGCACCCGAGAGACGCGCGAGGGCGATACCTTGCTGGTCACCGCCGGGGCGGGCGGGGTCGGCCTCGTGCTCACGCAGATGGCGGTGAGCGCCGGGGCGATTGTCTACTCGGTGACCTCGACGCCGGAGAAGGCGGCGCTCGCCGCCGAGGCGGGCGCGTCCGCTGTCTTCGGCTACGACGATTTCGCCGCCAAGGCCCGCGAGGCCACCGGCGGGCGCGGCGTCGACGCGGTGTTCGACGGCGTGGGCAAGACGACGTTTCCGCAGGCGCTTGAGGCGTGCCGCCCGCGCGGCCTGGTCTGCTCCTTCGGCTCAGCCTCGGGAGAGGTCGAGGGCTTTGCCATCCAGGAGCTCAACAAGCACGGCTCGCTCTTCCTCACCCGCCCCTCCATCGGCGCGTACGTCGCCAGCGACGACGAGTTCCGCCTGCGCGCCCAGGCGGTGGTGCGCGCGATCGAGGAGGGCTCGTTGCGGTTGAGGATCCACGAGCCTTTCCTGCTTGACGACGCCATCGCCGCCCACACCGAACTCCAGGCGCGCCGCACCACCGGCTCGGTCGTGCTCAAGGTCGCGGGCTAG
- a CDS encoding heme o synthase, translated as METIKAYFALTKPRVIELLLIAAIPAMLQADRGEVDLWLILGTLFGGWMGAGAANTFNMVADYDIDQQMGRTRARPLVRHTVTKTRAALFAWALLAASVMWLGLLCHSWLAAGFVVLTNWFYIYVYTKWLKRRTWQNVIWGGAAGCMPVLVGWAAVRDNVTDGTSDQWWQAVVLFMIIFFWTPPHTWALAMKYKDDYARVNVPMLPVVATAQETTRQIVFYSWLTVATSLLIVPATSWIYLVAAVVSGAAFLVMATRLHRGVVAGEDVKPLKLFILSNNYLAVLFLALSVDAVLGWPTVGALL; from the coding sequence GTGGAGACCATCAAGGCTTATTTCGCGCTGACGAAGCCGAGGGTCATTGAGCTTCTCCTCATCGCCGCCATCCCGGCCATGCTCCAGGCCGATCGCGGCGAAGTCGACCTCTGGCTCATCCTGGGAACCCTCTTCGGCGGGTGGATGGGCGCCGGCGCCGCCAACACCTTCAACATGGTCGCGGACTACGACATCGACCAGCAGATGGGCCGCACGCGCGCCCGGCCCCTGGTGCGCCACACCGTGACCAAGACGCGCGCGGCGCTCTTCGCGTGGGCGCTGCTCGCTGCCTCCGTCATGTGGCTCGGGTTGTTGTGCCACTCGTGGCTCGCGGCAGGGTTCGTGGTGCTGACCAACTGGTTCTACATCTACGTCTACACGAAGTGGCTCAAGCGCAGGACCTGGCAAAACGTCATCTGGGGCGGAGCGGCCGGGTGCATGCCGGTGCTCGTCGGGTGGGCCGCCGTCCGCGATAACGTCACCGATGGCACCAGCGACCAGTGGTGGCAGGCGGTGGTGCTGTTCATGATCATCTTCTTCTGGACACCGCCGCACACGTGGGCGCTGGCGATGAAGTACAAAGACGACTACGCCCGCGTCAACGTGCCCATGCTGCCCGTTGTGGCCACGGCGCAGGAGACCACCCGCCAGATCGTGTTCTACTCCTGGCTCACCGTCGCCACCTCGCTGCTCATCGTGCCGGCGACGTCCTGGATCTACCTCGTCGCAGCCGTGGTCTCCGGCGCGGCGTTTTTGGTCATGGCCACGCGCCTGCACCGCGGGGTCGTCGCCGGCGAGGACGTCAAGCCGCTGAAGCTTTTCATCCTGTCCAACAACTACCTCGCGGTGCTCTTCCTCGCCCTGTCCGTCGACGCCGTGCTGGGGTGGCCGACAGTCGGGGCGCTGCTCTAG
- the tkt gene encoding transketolase, which translates to MTVRNYPADWTDVDTRAVDTVRVLAADAVEKCGSGHPGTAMSLAPLAYTLYQRVMNIDPADPHWVGRDRFVLSNGHSSLTQYIQLYLGGLGLELDDLKSLRTWGSKTPGHPEYNHTKHVEITTGPLGQGLASAVGMAMAARRERGLFDPDAPAGQSPFDHFIYVIAGDGCLQEGVTAEASSLAGTQQLGNLILFWDDNRISIEDDTRIAFTEDVMKRYEAYGWQTLTVESGEDVVAIEAAVAEAKAETARPSIIRVKTVIGYPAPNLQNTGAVHGAALGGEEIALVKQALGFDPEVSFPVEPEVIEHTRKLGERAAAKRAEWDRRFSAWAEANPERAELLRRLTARELPENWSAEMPTWDADPKGVATRKASEAAIQAAAAALPELWGGSADLAGSNNTLIKGANSFGPNAITTGKFTAEPYGRNLHFGIREHAMGAIMNGIALHGGTRVYGGTFLIFSEYLYPAIRVAALSGIDGYYVFTHDSIGLGEDGPTHQPVETLAALRAIPDLAVIRPADANETSAAWKAALEAKEQPKALALTRQNVPVLEGTREKAFDGVARGAYVLVEGSKPTPDVILIGTGSEVQLAVEAAQTLEAEGTAARVVSMPSMEWFLEQEDSYVESVVPRAVEARVSVEAGIAMPWYRFLGAHGRAVSLEHFGASAPGAELFERFGITAEAVAEAARASIASARTSN; encoded by the coding sequence ATGACCGTGCGCAACTACCCGGCGGACTGGACCGATGTGGATACGAGGGCCGTCGATACGGTTCGCGTGCTCGCCGCCGACGCCGTGGAGAAGTGCGGCTCCGGCCACCCCGGTACCGCCATGTCGCTCGCGCCGCTGGCCTACACGCTCTACCAGAGGGTGATGAACATCGACCCGGCCGACCCCCACTGGGTGGGGCGCGACCGCTTCGTGCTCTCCAACGGGCACTCCTCGCTCACCCAGTACATCCAGCTCTACCTCGGTGGCCTCGGCCTCGAGCTCGACGACCTCAAGTCGCTGCGCACCTGGGGCTCTAAGACCCCGGGCCACCCGGAGTACAACCACACCAAGCACGTCGAAATCACCACCGGCCCGCTCGGCCAGGGTCTTGCCTCGGCCGTCGGCATGGCCATGGCGGCGCGGCGCGAGCGCGGCCTGTTCGACCCGGACGCTCCGGCCGGGCAGTCCCCCTTCGACCACTTCATCTACGTCATCGCGGGCGACGGCTGCCTCCAGGAGGGCGTGACCGCGGAGGCGTCTTCCCTGGCGGGTACCCAGCAGCTGGGCAACCTCATCTTGTTCTGGGACGACAACCGCATCTCCATCGAAGACGACACGCGCATCGCGTTTACCGAGGACGTGATGAAGCGCTACGAGGCCTACGGCTGGCAGACGCTCACGGTGGAATCCGGCGAGGATGTCGTCGCCATCGAGGCCGCCGTGGCCGAGGCGAAGGCCGAGACGGCTCGCCCGAGCATCATCCGGGTGAAAACCGTGATCGGCTACCCGGCCCCCAACCTGCAAAACACCGGGGCCGTCCACGGCGCCGCGCTCGGTGGAGAGGAGATCGCGCTGGTCAAGCAGGCCCTCGGGTTCGATCCTGAGGTCTCTTTCCCCGTCGAGCCCGAGGTCATCGAGCACACCCGCAAGCTCGGTGAGCGCGCCGCCGCCAAGCGGGCGGAGTGGGACAGAAGGTTTAGCGCGTGGGCCGAGGCCAACCCGGAGCGCGCCGAGCTTCTCCGCCGCCTCACCGCCCGCGAGCTGCCTGAGAACTGGAGCGCGGAGATGCCCACCTGGGACGCCGACCCGAAGGGTGTGGCGACCCGCAAGGCGTCCGAGGCGGCGATCCAGGCCGCCGCGGCCGCGCTGCCGGAGCTTTGGGGCGGCTCGGCCGACCTCGCCGGCTCGAACAACACCTTGATCAAGGGCGCGAACTCGTTCGGCCCGAACGCGATCACGACGGGGAAGTTCACCGCCGAGCCCTACGGGCGCAACCTGCACTTCGGCATCCGCGAACACGCGATGGGCGCGATCATGAACGGCATCGCCCTGCACGGCGGCACCCGCGTCTACGGCGGCACCTTCCTCATCTTCTCGGAGTACCTCTACCCCGCGATCCGCGTCGCCGCTCTCTCCGGCATCGACGGCTACTACGTCTTCACCCACGACTCGATTGGCCTGGGCGAGGACGGCCCGACCCACCAGCCGGTGGAGACGCTCGCCGCGCTGCGCGCCATCCCCGACCTCGCGGTGATCCGCCCGGCCGACGCTAACGAGACCTCCGCCGCGTGGAAGGCCGCGCTCGAGGCCAAGGAGCAGCCGAAGGCGCTGGCCTTGACCCGCCAGAACGTCCCCGTGCTGGAAGGCACCAGGGAGAAGGCCTTCGACGGCGTGGCCCGCGGCGCCTACGTACTTGTCGAGGGCTCGAAGCCGACCCCGGATGTCATCCTCATCGGCACCGGCTCCGAGGTGCAGCTCGCGGTGGAAGCGGCGCAAACGCTCGAGGCCGAGGGCACAGCCGCCCGCGTCGTGTCCATGCCGTCGATGGAGTGGTTCCTCGAGCAGGAAGACTCCTACGTCGAATCCGTTGTGCCGCGCGCGGTGGAGGCACGCGTGAGCGTCGAGGCGGGCATCGCCATGCCCTGGTACCGCTTCCTCGGCGCCCACGGCCGCGCCGTCTCGCTCGAGCACTTCGGCGCCTCCGCCCCCGGCGCCGAGCTCTTCGAGCGCTTCGGCATCACCGCCGAGGCGGTCGCCGAGGCCGCGCGCGCATCCATCGCCAGCGCACGCACGAGCAACTAG